One genomic window of Meles meles chromosome 3, mMelMel3.1 paternal haplotype, whole genome shotgun sequence includes the following:
- the LOC123937871 gene encoding mitochondrial ornithine transporter 2 has product MKSSPAIQAAIDLTAGAVGGTACVLTGQPFDTVKVKMQTFPGLYKGLADCCLKTYSQVGLRGFYKGTGPALMAYVAENSVLFMCYGFCQELVRKMVGLDRQAKLSDLQTATAGSLASAFAALALCPTELVKCRLQTMYEMERSGKIAKSHNTIWSVVKGILRKEGPLGFYQGLSSTLLQEVPGYFFFFGGYELSRSFFASGRSKDELGPVPLMLSGGIAGICLWLVIYPVDCIKSRIQVLSMSGKQAGFLGTLISIVKNEGIAALYSGLTATMIRALPANGSLFLAYEYSRRMMMSQFEAY; this is encoded by the coding sequence ATGAAGTCCAGTCCTGCCATCCAGGCCGCCATCGACCTGACAGCGGGCGCGGTAGGGGGCACGGCCTGTGTCCTGACCGGGCAGCCTTTTGACACAGTGAAAGTGAAGATGCAGACGTTCCCCGGCCTGTACAAGGGTCTCGCCGACTGCTGCCTGAAAACGTACTCCCAGGTGGGCCTGCGGGGCTTCTACAAGGGAACCGGCCCTGCGCTGATGGCCTACGTCGCCGAGAACTCTGTTCTCTTCATGTGCTACGGCTTCTGCCAAGAGCTCGTGAGGAAAATGGTTGGACTGGACAGGCAGGCGAAGCTGAGTGATCTGCAGACGGCCACTGCGGGGTCCTTGGCCTCCGCCTTTGCTGCGCTGGCCCTGTGCCCCACTGAGCTTGTAAAGTGCCGACTACAGACCATGTACGAAATGGAGAGGTCGGGGAAAATAGCAAAAAGCCACAATACAATCTGGTCCGTCGTGAAAGGTATCCTCAGAAAGGAAGGCCCCTTGGGCTTCTACCAAGGACTCTCCAGCACTCTCCTTCAAGAAGTTCCAGGCTATTTCTTCTTCTTCGGGGGCTATGAACTGAGTAGATCGTTTTTTGCCTCAGGCAGATCAAAAGATGAACTAGGCCCTGTCCCCTTGATGTTAAGTGGTGGAATTGCTGGAATTTGTCTTTGGCTTGTCATCTACCCAGTGGATTGTATCAAATCCAGAATTCAGGTTCTTTCCATGTCTGGAAAACAGGCTGGGTTTCTGGGAACTCTTATAAGTATTGTGAAAAATGAAGGAATAGCAGCATTATATTCTGGACTGACCGCTACTATGATTCGAGCGCTCCCTGCCAATGGGTCACTATTTCTGGCTTATGAATATAGCAGGAGAATGATGATGAGCCAGTTTGAAGCATATTGA
- the LOC123937868 gene encoding protocadherin beta-15-like, with product MEAGGECFPKQRQVLILFLVLGVALAGWESRRYSVMEETESGSFVANLAEDLGLGVGELAMRGARVVSEDNKLRLQLDLQTGELILNEKLDREEMCGPADPCVMHFQVLLKKPLGVFRAELLVRDINDHSPEFPEREMTLKILETSPLGTVFPLKKAQDLDVGNNNIQSYSISPNSHFRVSTRTRGDGRKYPELVLDKELDREEQAELRLTLTALDGGSPPRSGTAQVRILVLDVNDNAPEFAKILYQVQVPENSPVGMLVVKVSARDLDTGTNGEISYSYFYSSQEISTTFELKGLSGEVRLIKKLDFETISSYELEIEASDGGGLSGRCSVSIEVVDVNDNFPEITISSLTSPIPENSPETEVALFRIRDRDTGDNGRMTCSIQDDLPFVLKPSEENFYTLVTNGALDRESQAEYNITITVTDLGTPRLKTQHNLTVTVSDVNDNAPAFSQATYTLRVRENNSPALHIGSVSATDRDSGANAQVTYSLLPPHDPQLPLGSLVSINADNGQLFALRSLDFEALQAFEFRVGAADRGSPALSSQALVRVLVADANDNAPFVLYPLQNGSAPCTELVPRAAEAGYLVAKVVAVDGDSGQNAWLSYQLLKATEPGLFGVWAHNGEVRTARPLSERDAVKHRLLVLVRDHGEPPLSASVTLHVLLVDGFSQPYLPLPDAAAAEARADPLTVYLVVALASVSSLFLFSVLVFVAVRLCRRSRAASGGGCSGPEGPFPGHLVDVSGAGTLSHSYQYEVCLRGDSGTNEFKFLKPIFPNILNQDLRSKSEPNPTFGNSLGI from the coding sequence ATGGAGGCCGGAGGGGAGTGCTTTCCTAAACAAAGGCAAGTCCTGATTCTCTTTCTCGTGTTGGGAGTGGCTCTGGCAGGCTGGGAATCTCGTCGCTATTCCGTGATGGAGGAAACTGAGAGTGGCTCTTTTGTGGCCAATCTGGCCGAGGActtggggctgggagtgggggagcTAGCCATGCGGGGAGCCCGGGTAGTCTCCGAGGATAACAAACTCCGCTTGCAGCTTGATCTGCAGACCGGGGAGTTGATATTAAATGAGAAACTGGATCGGGAGGAGATGTGTGGCCCTGCAGATCCATGTGTAATGCATTTCCAAGTGTTGCTGAAAAAACCACTGGGAGTATTTCGAGCTGAGCTACTGGTGAGAGACATAAATGATCATTCTCCAGAGTTTCCTGAAAGAGAAATGACTCTGAAAATCCTGGAGACTAGCCCTCTGGGGACCGTGTTTCCTCTGAAAAAAGCCCAGGACTTGGACGTGGGCAACAACAACATCCAAAGTTATAGTATCAGCCCGAACTCTCATTTCCGTGTTTCTACTCGCACCCGAGGGGATGGTAGGAAATACCCAGAACTGGTACTAGACAAAGAGCTGGATCGTGAGGAGCAGGCTGAGCTCCGATTAACCCTCACAGCACTGGACGGCGGCTCTCCACCCCGGTCTGGCACTGCTCAGGTTCGCATCTTGGTATTGGACGTCAATGACAATGCCCCTGAGTTTGCAAAGATACTCTACCAAGTGCAGGTTCCAGAGAACAGCCCTGTAGGCATGCTAGTTGTCAAGGTCTCTGCTAGAGATTTAGACACTGGAACAAATGGAGAAATATCATACTCCTATTTTTATAGTTCCCAAGAGATAAGCACAACTTTTGAGCTAAAAGGCCTTTCAGGAGAAGTTCGACTAATTAAAAAATTGGATTTTGAGACAATATCTTCATATGAGCTGGAAATAGAGGCGTCTGATGGTGGGGGGCTTTCTGGAAGGTGCTCTGTCTCCATTGAGGTGGTGGATGTTAATGATAACTTCCCAGAAATAACTATTTCATCACTCACCAGCCCCATTCCTGAAAATTCTCCTGAGACAGAGGTGGCCCTGTTTAGAATTCGAGACCGTGACACAGGGGACAACGGAAGGATGACTTGCTCCATCCAGGATGATCTCCCCTTCGTCCTGAAACCATCAGAAGAGAATTTCTATACCCTGGTAACAAATGGGGCCCTAGACAGGGAGAGCCAGGCCGAGTACAAcatcaccatcaccgtcaccGACCTGGGGACCCCCAGGCTGAAAACCCAGCACAACCTAACGGTGACGGTGTCCGACGTCAACGACAACGCCCCGGCCTTCAGCCAGGCGACCTACACCCTGCGCGTCCGCGAGAACAACAGCCCCGCCCTGCACATCGGCAGCGTGAGCGCCACCGACAGAGACTCGGGCGCCAACGCGCAGGTCACCTACTCGCTGCTGCCGCCCCACGACCCGCAGCTGCCGCTGGGCTCGCTGGTGTCCATCAACGCGGACAACGGGCAGCTGTTCGCGCTCAGGTCGCTGGATTTCGAGGCGCTGCAGGCGTTCGAGTTCCGCGTGGGCGCGGCCGACCGCGGCTCGCCGGCGCTCAGCAGCCAGGCGCTGGTGCGCGTGCTGGTGGCGGACGCCAACGACAACGCGCCCTTCGTGCTGTACCCGCTGCAGAACGGCTCGGCGCCCTGCACCGAGCTGGTGCCCCGGGCGGCCGAGGCGGGCTACCTGGTGGCCAAGGTGGTGGCGGTGGACGGCGACTCGGGCCAGAACGCCTGGCTGTCGTACCAGCTGCTCAAGGCCACGGAGCCCGGGCTGTTCGGCGTGTGGGCGCACAACGGCGAGGTGCGCACGGCGCGGCCGCTGAGCGAGCGCGACGCCGTCAAGCACAGGCTGCTGGTGCTGGTCAGGGACCACGGCGAGCCGCCGCTGTCGGCCAGCGTCACGCTGCACGTGCTGCTGGTGGACGGCTTCTCGCAGCCCTACCTGCCGCTGCCGGACGCGGCGGCGGCCGAGGCCCGCGCCGACCCGCTCACCGTCTACCTGGTGGTGGCCTTGGCGTCCGTGTCGTCGCTCTTCCTGTTCTCGGTGCTGGTGTTCGTGGCGGTGCGGCTGTGCAGGAGGAGCCGGGCGGCGTCGGGGGGCGGCTGCTCGGGGCCCGAGGGTCCGTTTCCGGGCCACCTGGTGGACGTCAGCGGCGCGGGGACCCTGTCCCACAGCTACCAGTATGAGGTGTGTCTGAGGGGAGACTCTGGGACCAATGAGTTCAAATTCTTGAAGCCTATCTTCCCCAATATTCTGAACCAAGACCTTAGGAGTAAGTCGGAGCCAAATCCAACCTTCGGGAATAGCTTAGGTATCTGA
- the LOC123938890 gene encoding protocadherin beta-15-like: MEAEKERFPRLRQVLLFVLLSHTWAEQEEYRIAEETERGSFVANLAKDIGLAVRELSWRRARIIFTNDKKYFQLNLQTGDLQVNEKLDREELCGPMEPCVLQFQVLLEEPLEVYRYKLLVTDINDNSPVFPEAEMILKIMENTLPGTVFPLKNAQDLDVGINNIQNYTIYPNSHFHVLTHNSGEGRKYPELVLDKVLDREEQPELRLTLLAVDGGVPPKTGTALVLIDILDINDNAPEFVQPFYHVQIVENSPLGSVIVTVSARDLDTGTNGEVFYSFFYGDEEISRTFALDELTGEIKIIRTLDFEKIMSYELDIKATDGAGLSGKCTVIIEVVDINDNTPELTVASLISSIPENSPETTIALFSIQDRDSGDNGRMVCSIQEDVPFTLKPSIENFYKLVTEGELDRESQAEYNITITVTDLGTPRLKTQHNLTVTVSDVNDNAPAFSQATYTLRVRENNSPALHIGSVSATDRDSGANAQVTYSLLPPHDPQLPLGSLVSINADNGQLFALRSLDFEALQAFEFRVGAADRGSPALSSQALVRVLVADANDNAPFVLYPLQNGSAPCTELVPRAAEAGYLVAKVVAVDGDSGQNAWLSYQLLKATEPGLFGVWAHNGEVRTARPLSERDAVKHRLLVLVRDHGEPPLSASVTLHVLLVDGFSQPYLPLPDAAAAEARADPLTVYLVVALASVSSLFLFSVLVFVAVRLCRRSRAASGGGCSGPEGPFPGHLVDVSGTGTLSHSYQYEVCLGRIWDQGI; this comes from the coding sequence ATGGAGGCTGAAAAGGAGCGCTTTCCTAGACTAAGGCAAgttcttctctttgttttgctgtCTCACACTTGGGCGGAGCAGGAAGAATACCGTATCGCTGAAGAAACAGAGCGTGGCTCTTTTGTGGCCAATCTAGCAAAGGACATAGGGCTAGCCGTAAGAGAGTTGTCTTGGCGGAGGGCTCGGATCatttttacaaatgacaaaaaatattttcagctgAACCTTCAGACGGGAGATTTACAAGTAAATGAGAAACTGGATCGGGAGGAACTGTGTGGCCCCATGGAGCCTTGTGTACTGCAATTCCAAGTGTTACTGGAAGAACCTTTAGAGGTATATAGGTATAAGCTTTTGGTCACTGACATAAATGACAATTCCCCTGTGTTCCCAGAAGcagaaatgattttgaaaatcaTGGAAAATACTCTTCCAGGGACTGTGTTTCCCCTGAAAAATGCACAAGATTTGGATGTAGGTATCAATAATATCCAAAACTACACCATTTATCCCAACTCCCATTTCCATGTTCTTACCCACAATAGCGGTGAAGGCAGAAAATACCCGGAACTGGTTCTGGACAAAGTGCTAGATCGAGAGGAGCAGCCTGAGCTTAGGTTAACTCTCCTGGCAGTAGATGGTGGAGTTCCTCCTAAAACTGGGACTGCCTTGGTCCTCATTGATATCTTGGACATCAATGACAATGCCCCCGAGTTTGTGCAGCCATTCTATCATGTACAGATCGTGGAAAACAGTCCTCTGGGATCGGTTATTGTCACTGTTTCAGCTAGAGATTTAGACACAGGAACAAATGGTGAAgtattctattcatttttttatggcgaTGAAGAGATTAGTAGGACATTTGCACTTGATGAACTCacaggagaaattaaaataattaggacactagattttgaaaaaattatgtcATATGAGCTGGATATTAAGGCCACTGATGGGGCAGGTCTTTCTGGAAAATGCACTGTCATAATAGAGGTGGTGGATATAAATGACAACACCCCAGAACTGACGGTGGCTTCACTTATAAGCTCCATCCCAGAAAATTCCCCTGAGACCACGATAGCTCTTTTCAGTATTCAAGACCGAGATTCTGGGGACAATGGGAGGATGGTTTGTTCCATCCAAGAAGATGTTCCGTTCACTCTGAAACCTTCCATTGAGAATTTCTACAAGCTAGTAACAGAAGGAGAGCTAGACAGAGAGAGCCAGGCCGAGTACAAcatcaccatcaccgtcaccGACCTGGGGACCCCCAGGCTGAAAACCCAGCACAACCTAACGGTGACGGTGTCCGACGTCAACGACAACGCCCCGGCCTTCAGCCAGGCGACCTACACCCTGCGCGTCCGCGAGAACAACAGCCCCGCCCTGCACATCGGCAGCGTGAGCGCCACCGACAGAGACTCGGGCGCCAACGCGCAGGTCACCTACTCGCTGCTGCCGCCCCACGACCCGCAGCTGCCGCTGGGCTCGCTGGTGTCCATCAACGCGGACAACGGGCAGCTGTTCGCGCTCAGGTCGCTGGATTTCGAGGCGCTGCAGGCGTTCGAGTTCCGCGTGGGCGCGGCCGACCGCGGCTCGCCGGCGCTCAGCAGCCAGGCGCTGGTGCGCGTGCTGGTGGCGGACGCCAACGACAACGCGCCCTTCGTGCTGTACCCGCTGCAGAACGGCTCGGCGCCCTGCACCGAGCTGGTGCCCCGGGCGGCCGAGGCGGGCTACCTGGTGGCCAAGGTGGTGGCGGTGGACGGCGACTCGGGCCAGAACGCCTGGCTGTCGTACCAGCTGCTCAAGGCCACGGAGCCCGGGCTGTTCGGCGTGTGGGCGCACAACGGCGAGGTGCGCACGGCGCGGCCGCTGAGCGAGCGCGACGCCGTCAAGCACAGGCTGCTGGTGCTGGTCAGGGACCACGGCGAGCCGCCGCTGTCGGCCAGCGTCACGCTGCACGTGCTGCTGGTGGACGGCTTCTCGCAGCCCTACCTGCCGCTGCCGGACGCGGCGGCGGCCGAGGCCCGCGCCGACCCGCTCACCGTCTACCTGGTGGTGGCCTTGGCGTCCGTGTCGTCGCTCTTCCTGTTCTCGGTGCTGGTGTTCGTGGCGGTGCGGCTGTGCAGGAGGAGCCGGGCGGCGTCGGGGGGCGGCTGCTCGGGGCCCGAGGGTCCGTTTCCGGGCCACCTGGTGGACGTCAGCGGCACGGGCACCCTGTCCCACAGCTACCAGTATGAGGTGTGTCTGGGGAGAATCTGGGACCAGggaatttaa
- the LOC123938889 gene encoding protocadherin beta-18-like — protein sequence MEPGERHPQQIRQVLLFFVFLGGSLVCSEPWHYSVAEEMEIGSVIANVVKEIDLAVEDLIARGARVIFDDYKPYLQLDLHTGNLLLNEQLDREALCHFTEPCILHFQVLFENPLQFFRAELWVKDINDHTPAFLDKHIILKISEATAPGTAFQMDSAQDLDVGKNGVQNYTLSPNPYFHLKLQDSDDGRKYPELLLDQSLDREKEPEFRLTLTALDGGSPPRSGTTLVRVLVLDINDNAPEFERPVYEVQVPENSPVDSLVVRVSATDLDAGIYGELSYSFSHVSTDILKTFEIHPVSGEIHLKALLDFELIQTYTINIQAIDGGSLSGKSAILVQVVDVNDNAPEIVMTSLTSPIPENSSPEMVVAIFSVRDLDAGDNGRMVCSIQDDLPFLLKPTFKNFYTLVTESPLDRESQAEYNITITVTDLGTPRLKTQHNLTVTVSDVNDNAPAFSQATYTLRVRENNSPALHIGSVSATDRDSGANAQVTYSLLPPHDPQLPLGSLVSINADNGQLFALRSLDFEALQAFEFRVGAADRGSPALSSQALVRVLVADANDNAPFVLYPLQNGSAPCTELVPRAAEAGYLVAKVVAVDGDSGQNAWLSYQLLKATEPGLFGVWAHNGEVRTARPLSERDAVKHRLLVLVRDHGEPPLSASVTLHVLLVDGFSQPYLPLPDAAAAEARADPLTVYLVVALASVSSLFLFSVLVFVAVRLCRRSRAASGGGCSGPEGPFPGHLVDVSGAGTLSHSYQYEVCLGGRSGTGEFKFLTPAPPNLSPADRRTEESHTFLNGFEFI from the coding sequence ATGGAACCAGGAGAGAGGCACCCTCAGCAGATAAGGCAAGtgctgcttttctttgttttcctgggaGGGTCTTTGGTCTGTTCAGAGCCCTGGCACTATTCTGTGGCAGAGGAAATGGAGATCGGCTCCGTTATAGCCAATGTGGTGAAAGAAATAGATTTGGCTGTGGAAGACTTGATTGCACGAGGGGCGAGAGTCATCTTTGACGACTATAAACCATATTTACAGCTGGATCTGCATACTGGCAACTTGCTCTTAAATGAGCAACTGGACCGGGAGGCACTTTGCCATTTCACAGAGCCATGTATATTGCATTTCCAGGTATTATTTGAAAATCCTTTACAATTTTTTCGGGCTGAACTTTGGGTTAAAGACATAAATGATCATACTCCTGCTTTCCTAGACAAGCACATAATTCTGAAAATCTCAGAAGCTACTGCTCCAGGAACCGCATTCCAAATGGACAGTGCTCAGGACTTGGATGTAGGAAAGAATGGTGTCCAAAACTACACGTTAAGTCCCAATCCTTATTTCCACCTTAAATTACAAGATAGTGATGATGgcagaaaatacccagagctGTTACTGGACCAATCTCTGGATCGGGAAAAGGAGCCGGAGTTTAGATTAACGCTAACAGCCTTGGATGGTGGGTCTCCGCCCAGGTCTGGAACTACACTGGTTCGCGTTTTGGTTTTAGATATCAATGACAATGCTCCAGAGTTCGAAAGGCCTGTCTATGAGGTTCAGGTACCGGAAAACAGCCCTGTGGACTCCTTGGTCGTCAGGGTGTCTGCTACAGATTTGGATGCGGGAATATATGGAGAACTATCCTACTCATTTTCTCACGTCTCCACAGACATTCTGAAAACATTTGAAATCCATCCAGTTTCTGGTGAAATCCATTTAAAAGCGCTTCTGGATTTCGAGTTAATTCAGACATATACAATAAATATCCAGGCCATTGATGGGGGTAGCCTTTCCGGAAAATCAGCAATTTTAGTTCAGGTTGTGGATGTGAATGACAACGCACCAGAAATAGTCATGACATCTCTGACTAGCCCCATACCCGAAAATTCATCACCTGAAATGGTGGTCGCTATTTTTAGCGTACGAGACCTAGATGCTGGGGACAATGGGAGGATGGTGTGCTCCATTCAGGATGACCTCCCTTTTCTCTTGAAGCCTACCTTTAAGAATTTCTACACCCTGGTAACAGAAAGCCCCCTCGACAGAGAGAGCCAGGCCGAGTACAAcatcaccatcaccgtcaccGACCTGGGGACCCCCAGGCTGAAAACCCAGCACAACCTAACGGTGACGGTGTCCGACGTCAACGACAACGCCCCGGCCTTCAGCCAGGCGACCTACACCCTGCGCGTCCGCGAGAACAACAGCCCCGCCCTGCACATCGGCAGCGTGAGCGCCACCGACAGAGACTCGGGCGCCAACGCGCAGGTCACCTACTCGCTGCTGCCGCCCCACGACCCGCAGCTGCCGCTGGGCTCGCTGGTGTCCATCAACGCGGACAACGGGCAGCTGTTCGCGCTCAGGTCGCTGGATTTCGAGGCGCTGCAGGCGTTCGAGTTCCGCGTGGGCGCGGCCGACCGCGGCTCGCCGGCGCTCAGCAGCCAGGCGCTGGTGCGCGTGCTGGTGGCGGACGCCAACGACAACGCGCCCTTCGTGCTGTACCCGCTGCAGAACGGCTCGGCGCCCTGCACCGAGCTGGTGCCCCGGGCGGCCGAGGCGGGCTACCTGGTGGCCAAGGTGGTGGCGGTGGACGGCGACTCGGGCCAGAACGCCTGGCTGTCGTACCAGCTGCTCAAGGCCACGGAGCCCGGGCTGTTCGGCGTGTGGGCGCACAACGGCGAGGTGCGCACGGCGCGGCCGCTGAGCGAGCGCGACGCCGTCAAGCACAGGCTGCTGGTGCTGGTCAGGGACCACGGCGAGCCGCCGCTGTCGGCCAGCGTCACGCTGCACGTGCTGCTGGTGGACGGCTTCTCGCAGCCCTACCTGCCGCTGCCGGACGCGGCGGCGGCCGAGGCCCGCGCCGACCCGCTCACCGTCTACCTGGTGGTGGCCTTGGCGTCCGTGTCGTCGCTCTTCCTGTTCTCGGTGCTGGTGTTCGTGGCGGTGCGGCTGTGCAGGAGGAGCCGGGCGGCGTCGGGGGGCGGCTGCTCGGGGCCGGAGGGTCCGTTTCCGGGCCACCTGGTGGACGTCAGCGGCGCGGGGACCCTGTCCCACAGCTACCAGTATGAGGTGTGTCTGGGGGGAAGATCTGGGACCGGTGAGTTCAAGTTCCTTACACCAGCTCCGCCCAACCTCTCTCCCGCGGATCGAAGAACCGAGGAAAGCCACACTTTCCTGAATGGTTTCGAGTTCATTTAG